In the Roseibium sp. HPY-6 genome, one interval contains:
- a CDS encoding porin — protein sequence MKLKGLMLGVAAAATATTAQAADLPVAPEPVDYVRVCDAYGSRFYYIPGTETCLRVGGRLRTQFIVNNVLEDGPWGDRDSDGYEWLTRGYAYLDARNATEFGTLRAYVGLRMDITNGESGFKLDAGYIQWGGLTAGYLGSNFNIYTGQAFMGVVTRDWSDVTTNQLAYTAAFGNGFSATIALEDRSDREVGAYGGTRAPDLVAALGLSQGWGSAQLSGALHQVYPDAAFNSTNASGDEDSFGWAIGAGVNVNLPFANPGSNIYFQGFYADGALSYIGNGITSVSVVSSTTGATLGSVSDYGGNGDTSTGYSLSAGVYIQATPTIGLALDGSYAHVDQEDFVGAADADIDRWAIDGSVQWEPVSGFVMGADVGYANTSADISGQSVDDLDELLFGVRMQRTF from the coding sequence ATGAAACTTAAAGGCTTGATGCTCGGCGTTGCAGCTGCTGCTACCGCTACCACCGCTCAGGCAGCCGATCTTCCGGTTGCTCCGGAGCCGGTTGACTACGTTCGCGTCTGTGACGCTTACGGCTCTCGCTTCTACTACATCCCGGGCACTGAAACCTGCCTGCGCGTTGGTGGCCGTCTGCGTACGCAGTTCATCGTCAACAACGTTTTGGAAGATGGCCCGTGGGGCGATCGTGACTCTGACGGTTACGAGTGGCTGACACGCGGTTATGCTTACCTCGATGCCCGTAACGCCACCGAATTCGGCACCCTGCGTGCCTATGTCGGTCTGCGCATGGACATCACCAACGGTGAAAGCGGCTTCAAGCTCGACGCTGGTTACATCCAGTGGGGCGGCCTGACAGCTGGTTACCTCGGTTCAAACTTCAACATCTACACCGGTCAGGCATTCATGGGTGTTGTCACTCGTGACTGGTCCGACGTGACCACGAACCAGCTGGCATACACCGCTGCTTTCGGCAATGGCTTCTCCGCAACGATTGCTCTTGAAGACCGTTCTGACCGTGAAGTTGGTGCATACGGCGGCACGCGTGCTCCTGACCTCGTTGCTGCACTCGGCCTGTCCCAGGGCTGGGGTTCTGCACAGCTCTCCGGTGCTTTGCATCAGGTTTACCCGGATGCAGCATTCAACAGCACGAATGCTTCTGGTGATGAAGACAGCTTCGGCTGGGCAATCGGCGCTGGTGTGAACGTCAACCTGCCGTTCGCCAACCCTGGTTCAAACATCTACTTCCAGGGTTTCTACGCTGACGGCGCATTGTCCTACATCGGTAACGGCATCACCAGCGTATCTGTTGTAAGCAGCACGACCGGCGCAACGCTCGGTTCCGTGTCCGACTACGGCGGAAACGGTGACACAAGCACTGGTTACTCCCTGTCTGCTGGTGTTTACATTCAGGCAACTCCGACCATCGGCCTTGCACTTGACGGCTCCTATGCGCACGTCGATCAGGAAGATTTCGTTGGAGCGGCTGACGCCGACATCGACCGTTGGGCAATCGACGGTTCGGTACAGTGGGAACCAGTCTCTGGCTTCGTCATGGGTGCTGACGTTGGTTACGCTAACACCAGCGCAGATATCTCTGGCCAGAGTGTCGATGATCTCGACGAACTCCTCTTCGGTGTTCGTATGCAGCGCACTTTCTAA
- the xth gene encoding exodeoxyribonuclease III — translation MTNRLKLVTWNINSVRLRMPIVEQLIDEISPDVICLQETKCPDANFPENAFRKAGYDQIAINGQKGYHGVATISRLPLANVEKRDFCNVGDSRHIAVDIPFNGTSIRLHNFYVPAGGDEPNREVNPKFGHKLDFLQEMQDWLTGPETERPAVLVGDLNVAPYEHDVWSHKQLLKVVSHTPVETELFENVRESGGWLDAMRQFTPIDEKLYTWWSYRAKDWSKADKGRRLDHVWVSGPLSSSVKGTKVLREARGWEKPSDHAPVVAVFEA, via the coding sequence ATGACCAATCGGCTAAAGCTTGTAACATGGAATATCAATTCCGTACGTCTGCGCATGCCGATCGTCGAGCAGCTTATAGACGAGATTTCTCCGGATGTTATCTGTCTGCAGGAGACCAAGTGCCCGGACGCCAACTTTCCGGAAAACGCTTTCCGTAAGGCAGGATACGACCAGATCGCCATAAACGGACAAAAGGGATATCACGGTGTCGCCACCATATCCCGCTTGCCTCTGGCCAACGTCGAAAAACGCGACTTTTGCAACGTCGGCGACAGCCGCCACATCGCCGTCGACATTCCATTCAACGGCACAAGCATACGCCTGCATAATTTCTATGTTCCCGCCGGAGGCGACGAGCCGAACCGCGAGGTCAATCCCAAGTTCGGTCACAAGCTCGACTTCTTGCAGGAGATGCAGGACTGGCTGACAGGCCCTGAAACAGAGCGCCCGGCCGTCCTCGTCGGAGACCTCAACGTTGCTCCCTATGAACACGATGTATGGTCGCACAAACAGCTTCTGAAAGTTGTTTCGCATACGCCTGTTGAAACCGAACTTTTCGAAAATGTGCGCGAGAGCGGAGGCTGGCTCGATGCCATGCGTCAGTTCACGCCAATCGACGAAAAACTCTACACCTGGTGGAGCTACCGGGCGAAAGACTGGTCGAAGGCCGATAAGGGCCGTCGCCTGGACCACGTCTGGGTTTCCGGGCCGCTATCTTCATCTGTCAAAGGCACAAAGGTCCTGCGTGAGGCACGCGGGTGGGAAAAGCCTTCCGATCATGCACCTGTGGTTGCTGTTTTCGAGGCGTGA
- a CDS encoding aminotransferase class IV gives MTISDENVGEGRTSDLATGAAWMRGEIMPIAQASIPVNDWRLIHSDITYDVVPVWEGAFFRLELYLDRFFRSMNSLRLNPGVTESDVRSVLHGLVSATGLRRAYVAMVTSRGVNMVPGSRDPRDCRNHFFAWCVPYIHVIRPDLARSGASVHIARTVTRIPETSVDSRVKNYHWGDFTKGLFEAKEAGAETVILLDSGGNVTEGPGFNVFAVKNNRLITPDASVLEGISRQTVLEIGRDLGLQTKIRPLPLDELLESDEVLITTSGGGVAPITKVDDRVFSNDTPGEVTMSIQKRYFEWAMQPAYRTEIDYVS, from the coding sequence ATGACAATCTCGGACGAAAACGTGGGTGAAGGTCGGACATCAGACTTGGCAACGGGAGCTGCCTGGATGCGTGGCGAGATCATGCCGATCGCACAAGCGTCGATCCCGGTGAATGACTGGAGGTTGATCCACTCCGATATCACCTATGATGTTGTTCCTGTGTGGGAGGGAGCATTCTTCAGGCTGGAGCTCTATTTGGACCGGTTTTTCCGCTCCATGAACAGCCTCCGTCTCAATCCCGGAGTGACTGAAAGCGATGTCAGATCGGTGCTTCACGGTCTCGTTTCTGCAACCGGGTTGAGGCGGGCCTATGTGGCAATGGTGACAAGCCGAGGTGTGAACATGGTCCCCGGTTCGCGCGATCCAAGGGATTGCCGGAACCACTTCTTTGCGTGGTGCGTTCCTTACATTCATGTCATACGGCCTGATCTCGCGAGGTCCGGTGCGTCGGTCCACATTGCAAGGACCGTTACGCGCATTCCCGAGACGAGTGTCGACTCCAGAGTAAAGAATTACCACTGGGGAGATTTCACGAAGGGCCTGTTCGAGGCGAAAGAAGCCGGTGCGGAGACAGTCATTCTGCTAGACAGTGGAGGCAACGTGACAGAGGGGCCGGGCTTCAATGTTTTCGCCGTGAAAAACAATCGCCTGATCACGCCGGATGCGAGTGTGCTTGAAGGCATTAGTCGACAAACGGTTCTTGAGATTGGCCGCGATCTTGGTTTGCAAACTAAAATCAGGCCACTGCCGCTGGATGAGTTGCTTGAAAGTGACGAGGTCCTGATAACGACCTCCGGCGGCGGCGTTGCGCCGATTACGAAAGTTGATGATCGCGTTTTTTCAAACGACACACCCGGCGAAGTCACGATGTCTATTCAAAAAAGGTATTTTGAATGGGCAATGCAGCCGGCATACCGCACCGAAATTGACTATGTGTCCTAA
- a CDS encoding NADPH:quinone oxidoreductase family protein, which produces MKACLCKSFGSPSDLVIEQIEGPTAGPGEAVVRVEACALNFFDTLIIQGKYQFKPAFPFSPSAEFAGVVEAVGSGVSDVAVGDRVMGYMKWGAAREKVLTRSEDLVRLPDGVSFDVAAGLAVTYGTTLHAYQDRADLKAGETVAVLGASGGVGQAAVEIASIMGAKVIACASSEDKLAFARSLGAELTIDYSKEALKQRLKELTGGKGADVVYDPVGGDHSEEALRATSWEGRFLVIGFAAGTIPKIPLNIVMLKGVDVLGVFWGAAVERDPAGHRRNMEQLLAWVEEGKLKPHIHAVYPLEEIATALEEIAARKVRGKVILRP; this is translated from the coding sequence TTGAAAGCCTGTCTATGCAAGTCCTTCGGGTCGCCTTCAGATCTGGTGATCGAGCAGATCGAAGGGCCGACTGCCGGCCCGGGTGAAGCGGTTGTCCGGGTCGAAGCCTGTGCACTCAATTTTTTCGATACGCTGATTATTCAGGGAAAATACCAGTTCAAGCCCGCCTTTCCGTTTTCACCGAGTGCCGAATTTGCGGGGGTTGTTGAAGCGGTCGGATCCGGTGTCAGCGACGTGGCCGTCGGTGACAGGGTCATGGGCTATATGAAATGGGGCGCGGCGCGCGAGAAAGTGCTGACCCGTTCGGAAGATCTGGTCAGGCTTCCGGACGGTGTGTCTTTCGATGTGGCGGCGGGGCTGGCGGTAACTTACGGGACAACATTGCACGCCTACCAGGACCGGGCGGATCTGAAGGCGGGCGAAACGGTTGCGGTTCTGGGCGCATCGGGAGGTGTCGGGCAGGCTGCTGTCGAGATCGCCTCGATCATGGGGGCTAAAGTGATCGCCTGCGCATCCTCTGAGGACAAGCTTGCGTTTGCCCGCTCGCTCGGGGCCGAGCTTACAATCGACTATTCGAAGGAGGCGCTCAAGCAACGGCTCAAGGAACTGACCGGTGGCAAGGGAGCGGACGTCGTTTACGATCCGGTCGGCGGAGATCACAGTGAAGAGGCGTTGCGTGCCACGAGTTGGGAGGGCCGATTTCTGGTGATCGGATTTGCTGCTGGAACCATTCCCAAGATTCCTTTGAACATCGTGATGCTGAAAGGGGTCGACGTTCTCGGCGTGTTCTGGGGCGCCGCAGTCGAACGCGATCCGGCCGGTCACCGGCGGAACATGGAGCAGCTTCTGGCGTGGGTGGAAGAAGGCAAGCTGAAGCCGCATATTCATGCAGTCTACCCGCTTGAGGAGATTGCAACCGCACTGGAGGAAATCGCCGCACGCAAGGTCCGGGGCAAAGTGATCCTGCGGCCATAG
- a CDS encoding RNA methyltransferase, translated as MRGYFAVGAEGLSKRMNLGTLMRSAHAFGASFFFTVDADQKIRKAPPSDTSKSLGHLPVFTWDSVDTMDLPRGCQLVGIELTDASIDLPSFGHPLQAAYVLGPERGSLSPQMLERCDHVVKIPTKFCINVAMAGAIVMYDRHRALGRYADRSITAGGPKTGPAKHVSGGPVMRTGRKVPGT; from the coding sequence ATGCGCGGATATTTTGCAGTCGGGGCGGAAGGTCTTTCGAAGCGTATGAATCTCGGGACGCTCATGCGTTCGGCACACGCTTTTGGAGCGAGTTTTTTCTTTACCGTCGATGCGGATCAGAAGATCCGCAAGGCTCCGCCCTCCGATACGTCGAAAAGTCTGGGCCACCTGCCGGTCTTTACCTGGGACAGCGTCGATACCATGGATCTCCCACGAGGCTGCCAGCTGGTCGGCATCGAGCTGACCGACGCTTCCATTGACCTGCCGAGTTTCGGCCACCCGCTTCAGGCCGCATATGTGCTCGGACCGGAGCGTGGTTCGCTCTCGCCGCAAATGCTGGAGCGGTGCGATCATGTGGTCAAGATCCCGACCAAATTCTGCATCAACGTGGCCATGGCGGGTGCGATCGTCATGTATGACAGACATCGCGCTCTCGGCCGGTATGCTGACCGGTCGATCACCGCAGGCGGCCCGAAAACGGGCCCTGCAAAACATGTGAGCGGTGGCCCCGTCATGCGCACGGGACGGAAGGTTCCCGGCACCTGA
- a CDS encoding MFS transporter: MTATFERPEDARWSDILWGTHAPVSAVLAGGIILHAVNINISATMLPSIVSEIGGQGLYAWNATLFTLAAILSAAVTGKILNRLGARISFALSGFVFALGSLITAAAPDMPVMLIGRSVQGTGGGMMFTLCYAMIVFAYPERLWSRAVALLSGTWGIAMLFGPAVGGIFAEYDIWRGGFASLIPVTALYTLIAWKLLPATGDALPPAAPIAVVQLFLLAGAILAVSIGSLSSSPLGAGSGVALSVILILILMRRENRAPLRLFPKGAMLPGSTLFLSFAVMSLLIFCVNAEFFMPFYLQRLHGLSPLLAGYIAALVSIGWSFAEVYSARFTGRTMHRIVLTGPFVMLAGTLVLATVTPMHGGAGPMLSAILSLALILLGAGIGLSWPHLNTFALQFTDASEKENAASALSTIQMFAVSFGTAVAGLVANMTGFNTIDDPGATANSAIWLFVTFAAMAVMAIFTSRLLVRALNKTPS, from the coding sequence ATGACAGCAACGTTCGAACGGCCTGAAGACGCGCGCTGGAGCGATATCCTCTGGGGAACGCACGCGCCTGTTTCTGCTGTCTTGGCCGGCGGTATTATCCTGCACGCGGTCAATATCAACATCTCGGCGACGATGTTGCCTTCAATCGTTTCGGAAATCGGTGGCCAGGGCCTCTACGCCTGGAACGCAACCTTGTTTACGCTGGCGGCCATTTTGAGCGCTGCTGTCACGGGCAAGATCCTGAACAGGTTAGGCGCGAGAATTTCCTTTGCCCTGTCAGGGTTCGTTTTTGCGCTTGGCAGCCTCATCACCGCCGCAGCGCCGGATATGCCGGTCATGCTTATCGGCAGGTCCGTTCAGGGCACAGGCGGTGGAATGATGTTCACGTTGTGTTACGCAATGATCGTGTTCGCCTATCCGGAGAGGCTCTGGTCGCGGGCAGTGGCGCTGTTGTCCGGCACGTGGGGCATTGCAATGCTGTTCGGACCAGCTGTCGGTGGTATCTTCGCTGAGTACGATATCTGGCGCGGTGGCTTTGCTTCGCTAATTCCTGTCACCGCGCTTTACACCCTGATTGCCTGGAAACTGCTGCCTGCTACCGGTGATGCCTTGCCGCCGGCTGCGCCGATTGCCGTTGTGCAGCTTTTTCTGCTTGCGGGTGCCATTCTCGCGGTTTCCATCGGGTCGCTGTCCTCGTCTCCTTTAGGAGCGGGAAGTGGCGTGGCGCTGTCCGTTATCCTCATTCTGATTCTCATGCGCCGGGAAAACAGAGCACCGCTGCGCCTCTTCCCAAAAGGTGCAATGTTGCCCGGATCGACGCTTTTTCTGTCGTTCGCGGTGATGTCTCTCTTGATCTTTTGTGTGAACGCTGAGTTTTTCATGCCGTTTTATCTGCAACGGCTTCACGGTCTGTCACCCCTTTTGGCCGGTTACATTGCGGCTCTGGTGTCCATTGGCTGGTCCTTCGCAGAGGTCTACTCCGCTCGGTTCACAGGGCGCACCATGCATCGGATTGTTCTTACCGGTCCGTTCGTCATGCTCGCGGGAACGCTGGTTCTGGCGACTGTGACGCCTATGCACGGGGGCGCGGGGCCGATGCTTTCGGCAATTCTGTCGCTGGCGTTAATTCTTCTCGGGGCCGGTATCGGATTGAGCTGGCCACATCTCAACACGTTTGCCCTGCAATTTACGGACGCGTCTGAAAAGGAAAATGCGGCATCTGCTCTTTCCACAATCCAGATGTTTGCCGTCTCGTTTGGAACAGCAGTCGCAGGCCTTGTGGCAAACATGACCGGTTTTAATACGATCGATGATCCTGGAGCGACCGCGAATTCCGCTATCTGGCTGTTCGTAACTTTTGCAGCGATGGCCGTCATGGCCATTTTCACGAGCCGTCTGCTTGTCAGGGCATTGAATAAAACGCCTTCCTGA
- a CDS encoding sigma-70 family RNA polymerase sigma factor encodes MVQAQYFSELIVKVADDRDKAAFVELFDHFAPRLKGYLMKQGADAAIAEEIAQDVMVTLWRKADLFDPKKSSASTWLFRVARNRRIDRLRRQKTAELDPEEPALQPSALPDVSEEMDARLREERVRVALAKLPDEQKEVVRLAFFLGQSHSEISDATGLPLGTVKSRIRLAFGRLRQLIEADEAVDVD; translated from the coding sequence TTGGTGCAGGCGCAGTATTTTTCAGAATTGATCGTCAAGGTCGCGGATGACCGCGACAAGGCTGCATTTGTTGAATTGTTTGATCATTTTGCCCCGCGGCTGAAGGGGTATCTGATGAAACAGGGGGCTGACGCAGCCATCGCGGAAGAGATAGCGCAGGATGTCATGGTGACGCTCTGGCGCAAGGCTGACCTGTTCGATCCCAAAAAGTCTTCGGCAAGCACCTGGCTTTTCCGTGTTGCCCGAAATCGGCGAATCGATCGCCTGCGGCGACAAAAGACCGCAGAACTGGATCCGGAAGAGCCGGCGTTGCAGCCTTCAGCGTTGCCTGACGTCTCCGAGGAGATGGATGCGCGGCTTCGCGAGGAACGCGTGCGCGTTGCACTTGCCAAGCTTCCTGACGAACAAAAGGAAGTTGTTCGGCTTGCCTTTTTTCTGGGACAGTCTCACAGCGAGATATCCGATGCGACCGGACTGCCGCTTGGCACTGTGAAGTCCCGTATCCGGCTCGCTTTCGGCCGGCTGAGGCAATTGATCGAAGCCGATGAGGCGGTTGACGTCGATTAA
- a CDS encoding invasion associated locus B family protein, with product MMKAKSLVLALAGLAVSSAAAFAQTPTLLKQHKDWAAYTSPSGGGKVCYALTKPTTMLPGDRNHGDVFFFVTSRPAENVSSEPSLQVGYPFKDKSSVSVNVDGKDFSLFTNNDGAWVENAATEAQLVAAMKAGREMTVNGESSRGTRTTYKFSLSGVTAAIDTALQACR from the coding sequence ATGATGAAAGCAAAATCGCTGGTACTGGCCCTCGCAGGTCTAGCCGTTTCGAGTGCAGCAGCTTTCGCACAAACCCCGACGCTTCTGAAGCAGCACAAGGATTGGGCGGCGTATACTTCCCCGAGCGGTGGCGGCAAAGTCTGCTATGCTCTGACGAAACCCACGACAATGTTGCCGGGCGACCGGAATCATGGGGACGTGTTCTTTTTCGTGACGTCCCGGCCTGCTGAAAACGTCTCGTCCGAACCGAGCCTACAGGTCGGTTATCCGTTCAAAGACAAGTCTTCCGTATCGGTCAACGTGGACGGCAAGGACTTTTCGCTCTTCACGAACAATGACGGAGCGTGGGTCGAAAACGCGGCGACCGAGGCACAATTGGTTGCTGCCATGAAGGCCGGCCGGGAAATGACGGTCAATGGCGAATCCAGCCGAGGCACCCGGACGACTTACAAGTTCTCGCTGTCCGGCGTTACGGCTGCCATCGATACGGCTCTGCAGGCCTGCCGCTAA
- the rlmN gene encoding 23S rRNA (adenine(2503)-C(2))-methyltransferase RlmN, with translation MATTLDIARDNPNAPTVTAAAAASLSAEDKPTLVGLSRQELGEALGTIGVPEKQWRMRASQLWHWLYVRGVSDFSQMTNIAKDLRAKLDEAFSIARPEIVSEQISVDGTRKWLFRFLPRGAGRPVEVETVYIPEEGRGTLCVSSQVGCTLTCTFCHTGTQKLVRNLTAEEILSQILMARDRLGDFPDAATPQGAIVPSEGRLVSNIVMMGMGEPLYNFDNVKKALLIASDGDGLSLSKRRITLSTSGVVPEIFRTGDEIGCMLAISLHAVRDDLRDVLVPINKKWNIEALLDACRQYPGLSNAKRITFEYVMLKGVNDSNQDALDLVRLLKGIPAKINLIPFNPWPGSQYECSDWERIEEFADIVNRAGYASPIRTPRGRDIFAACGQLKSASERMRKKDREALAAS, from the coding sequence ATGGCGACAACACTCGACATCGCGCGGGACAATCCCAACGCGCCAACGGTTACAGCGGCTGCGGCTGCATCCCTTTCCGCAGAAGACAAGCCGACGCTGGTCGGACTTTCCCGCCAGGAACTGGGTGAAGCACTTGGAACGATCGGAGTTCCCGAGAAACAGTGGCGCATGCGTGCTTCGCAGCTCTGGCACTGGCTTTATGTGCGCGGCGTTTCCGATTTTTCGCAGATGACCAATATTGCCAAGGACTTGCGCGCAAAGCTCGACGAAGCCTTTTCAATCGCCCGGCCGGAGATCGTGTCGGAGCAGATTTCGGTCGACGGCACGCGCAAATGGCTGTTCCGGTTTCTGCCGCGCGGTGCCGGCCGGCCGGTTGAGGTTGAGACTGTCTATATTCCTGAAGAAGGCCGCGGGACGCTTTGCGTGTCTTCGCAGGTGGGATGCACGCTGACCTGTACTTTCTGCCATACCGGCACGCAAAAGCTGGTGCGGAATCTGACGGCCGAAGAAATCCTGTCGCAGATCCTGATGGCGCGTGACAGGCTCGGAGATTTTCCCGATGCCGCGACGCCGCAAGGCGCCATTGTTCCATCAGAAGGGCGCTTGGTCTCAAACATCGTGATGATGGGCATGGGCGAACCGCTCTACAATTTCGACAACGTCAAAAAGGCGCTGCTGATCGCGTCAGACGGCGACGGCCTCTCGCTTTCCAAGCGTCGCATCACATTATCCACATCAGGTGTCGTTCCGGAAATTTTCCGAACCGGCGATGAAATCGGCTGCATGCTTGCGATTTCATTGCACGCTGTTCGTGACGATTTGCGCGACGTGCTGGTTCCGATCAACAAGAAATGGAACATCGAGGCGCTTCTGGATGCCTGCCGCCAGTATCCGGGTCTTTCCAATGCCAAGCGGATCACATTTGAGTATGTGATGCTGAAAGGTGTGAACGACAGCAATCAGGATGCACTGGATCTCGTCCGCCTTTTGAAGGGCATTCCGGCCAAGATCAATCTGATCCCGTTCAATCCCTGGCCGGGATCCCAATATGAGTGCTCCGACTGGGAGCGGATCGAGGAATTTGCGGATATCGTCAACCGCGCAGGATATGCCTCACCCATTCGCACACCCCGTGGGCGTGACATCTTTGCTGCCTGCGGCCAGCTCAAGTCAGCTTCGGAGCGTATGCGCAAGAAAGACCGCGAGGCTCTGGCCGCGTCCTGA
- a CDS encoding cytochrome P460 family protein, with translation MSKQVLILIVLLILSGVLVDAFAQTQPSDGHITIEDPADLSKEEAQRIYAGLKDRMSSLYAIADLPAIEGYQSWTLFNDAPYISATHGRRYVNNYANAIAANYAILKEGEKLPAGSVLAKDSITVTGDGRVFPGAMFGMEKLAEGASPETADWRYFMVVPDGSIVGDTTGDNPQLMTYCHECHIGVEDRDFTFYVPEEYRVKE, from the coding sequence ATGAGCAAACAGGTTCTGATACTTATTGTCCTGCTTATCCTTTCGGGCGTTCTCGTCGACGCCTTTGCCCAAACCCAGCCGTCAGACGGTCATATCACAATTGAAGATCCAGCGGATCTCAGCAAGGAAGAGGCTCAAAGGATCTATGCGGGTCTGAAAGACCGAATGAGCAGCCTTTACGCCATCGCGGACCTGCCTGCGATTGAGGGCTACCAGTCCTGGACATTGTTCAACGACGCACCCTACATTTCGGCGACTCATGGCAGGCGTTACGTCAACAACTATGCCAACGCGATCGCGGCCAACTACGCGATCCTGAAGGAAGGGGAAAAGCTCCCCGCCGGGTCCGTGCTTGCAAAGGACAGCATTACCGTGACCGGTGACGGCCGCGTCTTTCCCGGAGCCATGTTCGGCATGGAGAAGCTTGCCGAAGGAGCAAGCCCCGAGACGGCGGATTGGCGGTATTTCATGGTTGTTCCGGACGGGTCCATCGTGGGTGATACGACCGGCGACAATCCGCAGCTCATGACCTACTGCCATGAGTGCCATATTGGCGTTGAAGACCGGGACTTCACCTTCTACGTACCGGAAGAGTACCGCGTTAAAGAGTAA